The Nitrospinaceae bacterium genome window below encodes:
- the gp36 gene encoding phage capsid protein, which produces MNEIKELVDELNHAFRAHKTKNDQRLAELEKKGRVDPLLEEQVDRISSEIQSLMDVKEGLDNVRTQLNRPGFEVSRDFLDPLAESKKAAVAKYLRKGEGAMSDSEIKLLATDSDPEGGYWVTSGMSNQVISKVFETSPMRNIATVQTVSSDALEIPDDLGEADAGWTTERGVRSETDTPMIGTRRFPVHELYAMPKATQSLLDDARIDVESWLSAKVADKLSRLENSAFINGDGVGKPRGILTYPAGTTNPGEVQQVNSGSAAALTADGLRTVAYALKSPYLKNARWVMNRSSVEAISKLKDSSGQYLWQPSLEAGEMQTLLGYPIERMEDMPAVAANSLSLAFGDFRQAYTIVDRMGVRVLRDPFSAKPFVLFYTTKRTGGDVTNFEALVIQKTAA; this is translated from the coding sequence ATGAATGAAATCAAGGAACTCGTGGATGAGCTGAATCATGCTTTCCGTGCGCACAAAACAAAAAACGATCAACGCCTGGCGGAACTGGAGAAAAAAGGCCGGGTCGATCCCTTGCTGGAAGAGCAGGTGGACCGCATTTCCAGCGAAATCCAAAGCCTCATGGATGTCAAAGAAGGTCTGGACAATGTCAGAACCCAGCTCAACCGCCCGGGATTTGAAGTCAGCCGGGATTTTCTGGACCCGCTCGCAGAATCAAAGAAAGCCGCCGTTGCAAAATATTTGCGAAAAGGCGAGGGGGCCATGAGCGACAGCGAGATCAAACTCCTCGCCACAGACAGTGACCCGGAGGGCGGCTACTGGGTGACCTCCGGGATGTCCAACCAGGTCATCAGCAAAGTGTTCGAAACCTCCCCGATGCGCAACATCGCTACGGTGCAAACGGTTTCGAGCGATGCTCTTGAGATTCCCGACGACTTGGGCGAAGCTGACGCCGGCTGGACCACGGAACGCGGAGTGCGTTCAGAAACCGACACGCCCATGATCGGCACCCGCCGTTTTCCGGTGCATGAGCTTTACGCCATGCCCAAGGCCACCCAGTCCCTGCTCGATGATGCCCGCATCGATGTGGAGAGCTGGTTGTCTGCCAAGGTGGCAGACAAACTGTCCCGGCTCGAAAACAGCGCTTTCATCAACGGCGACGGCGTGGGCAAACCCCGGGGCATTTTGACTTATCCGGCAGGGACCACCAATCCGGGCGAGGTCCAGCAGGTCAATTCGGGCAGCGCCGCGGCGCTCACAGCCGATGGCCTTCGTACGGTGGCCTACGCGCTCAAAAGCCCTTACCTCAAAAACGCCCGCTGGGTGATGAACCGTTCCAGCGTGGAGGCCATCTCCAAGCTCAAGGATTCCTCCGGACAATATCTCTGGCAGCCTTCTTTGGAGGCCGGCGAAATGCAAACGCTTCTGGGATATCCGATCGAACGCATGGAAGACATGCCCGCCGTCGCCGCGAATTCCCTTTCCCTGGCGTTTGGTGATTTCAGGCAGGCCTACACCATTGTCGACCGCATGGGGGTTCGGGTTTTGCGCGATCCTTTCAGTGCCAAACCGTTTGTGCTGTTCTACACCACGAAACGCACCGGCGGCGACGTGACCAACTTTGAAGCGCTGGTGATTCAAAAAACTGCCGCCTGA